The sequence ACACATGAAGTACCTGGAGGACGTGGCCGAGCGCATCGCCGAGCAGTCGCTGGAGGTGCGGCTGGTCACACGGGTCTCGGTGTCGGTGCGCAAGCCGCACGTCGCGCTGCCGGGGCCGTTGGCGTATGCGGAGGTGACTGTGGAACGGAAGAAAAAGTGACTAGTGACTCGTGACTAGTCACCAGCTTATGGACCTGGTTTTTATTGCCCTCGGATCAAATGTTGGGGACCGCCACAAACACCTCAGCGCCGCTCGCAGTGCAATCGCCGCCCTGCCGGATACATTCATTGTCGCCGCCTCGGACGTCGAGGAAACCGAGCCGCTCGGTGGACTCCAACAGGAGAAGTATCTGAATCAGATGCTCGCCGTGAAAACCGCGCTGGAGCCGATGCAGCTGCTGAGCGAGCTGCAGGGCATCGAGAGGGCGAACGGCCGCACGCGGGGCGAGCGGTGGGCGCCGCGCACGCTCGACGTCGACATCGTCGCGTGCGGCAACGCCACTGTTGCCACGGCGCAGCTGACGCTGCCGCACCCGGGCCTGCCGGAGCGCGACTTCTGGCGGCGCCAGATCGCGCAGATCGAGGAGCGGCTGTGAGCAGCGGAACGGGGGACGCCGTGCGCGCGCTGTCGATCCGCGAGTACGTGCAACGCAAGGAAAAGGGGGAGAAGATCGTCATGGTCACCGCCTACGACGCGCTCTTCGGCCGTCTCGTGGACGAAGCCGGCGTGGACGCGGTCCTCGTCGGCGATTCGCTCGGCAACGTGATCGCCGGCCTGGACACCACGCTCCCGGTGACGCTCGACCAGATGATCTACCACGCGACCATGGTGCGGCGCGGCGTGAAGCGCGCGCTGCTGTTCGTGGACATGCCGTTCCTCACGTACCAGGCGAGCGTCGAGCAGGCCATCATGAGCTGCGGCCGCGTGCTGCAGCAGACGGGCGCGAGCGCGGTGAAGATGGAGGGCGCGGGCGAGGAGATGGCCGAGACCGTGCGGCGCGTGGTTGGCGCCGGCATTCCCGTCGTCGGTCACATCGGCTTCACCCCGCAGTCGGTGCACACGCTCGGCGGGGCGCGCGTGCAGGGGCGGGGCGCGGAAGACGCGTCGCGGATGATGGACGAGGCCCGGCGGCTCGAGGACGCCGGCGCGTTCTCCATCGTGCTCGAGCTGGTCCCGGCCGAGCTCGCGGCGCGGATAACCGAGGCCGTGGCGGTCCCCACGATCGGCATCGGGGCCGGCGCGGGCTGCGACGGCCAGGTGCTGGTGCTCCCCGACCTGCTCGGCCTCAACGACCGGTTCGCGCCCAAGTTTCTCAAGCGGTACGCCGAGCTGGCAACGGACGTCCGCAGCGCCGTCGAGCGCTTCGCGAGCGACGTCCGCGGCGGCAAGTATCCCGGCTCAGAGCACAGCTTCTGACATGAACGTCGTGACGACGATCGCCGACGTTCGCGCGGCGGTCGCGGGGGCGCGCGCCCGCGGGGAGACGATCTCGTTCGTTCCCACGATGGGAGCGCTGCACGAGGGCCATCTGAGCCTCGTGGATGCCGCACTCCGCGTCGGCGGCTACGTGGTGATGAGCATCTTCGTGAACCCGCTGCAGTTCGGGCCGAACGAGGATCTCGCCCGCTACCCGCGCGATCTCGAGAGCGACACTCGGCGCGCGGTCGAGCGGGGCACATCGCTCGTGTTCGCGCCGTCGGTGGACGAGATCTACCGGCGCGAGCGCACGATCGAGGTGCACGCGATCAGGCTCGGCAAGGAGTGGGAGGGCGCGTCACGCCCCGGCCACTTCACCGGCGTGCTCACCGTGGTCGCGAAGCTGTTTAATATCGTGCAGCCGGACTTCGCGGTGTTCGGGCAGAAGGACCTCCAGCAGGCGTGTCTCGTCCAGGCGCTGGCGCGCGAGCTCGACTTTTCGCTGGAGGTGATCATCGAGCCGACGGTGCGCGACGCCGACGGGCTCGCGCTGTCGAGCCGGAACCAGTTCCTCAGCCCGACGGAGCGGGCTGCGGCGCGGGCGCTGCCGCGCGCGCTCATGAAGATCTGCGCGGCGCACAAGTCCGGCGTGCAGAGCGGCGCCGAGCTGGAGCGCGTCGCCGAGGAGGTTCTGGCGGCGGAACCGGGGATCGAGCTGGACTATCTCGCCGTAGTTGACCCTCGCACCTTCAAGCGCGTCAAGAACGTGGACACGCGCGCCGCGGCGATCGCCGCCGTACGCGTCGGCGGCACGCGACTCATAGACAACGAGCTTCTGGAACCGTGAAAGAAACCCTGACTGATTCGGATTCATTCACCTCGCCGTACGTGGAGCTGCCGTCGTGGGCGCAAGTCGGGCCGAAGCGGCGCGCGCACATCGCGCGCGTCACCGCGCTGCTGTCGGCCTGGGCGGCCGGGATGCGCCTGGATCCGGCCAAGGCGAACGAGTGGATAGACGCGGGTCGGCTGCACGACGCGCTGCGGGAAGCTCCGGAGGAGGAGCTGCGCCGGCTCACCGGCGACAAGAGCTCGCCGGTGGGGCTGCTGCACGGGCCCGCGGCCGCGGTACGTCTCGCGCAGGAAGGGGAGAAGCGGTCCAGCCTGCTGGACGCCATCCGCTATCACACGATGGGCTCGCCCAACTGGGATTCGACCGGAAAGGCGCTGTACATGGCGGACTACCTCGAGCCCGGCCGCAAGTTTCTGCACGAGGACCGTGAGTTTCTCGCCAGCCAGGTGCCGCACGCTTTCGAAGGCGTGTTCCGCCAGGTGGTGCGCTTCCGGCTGGAGTGGTCGATTCGCGAAGGGGATTACATCTATCCGGAAACCGTGGCGCTGTGGAACGAGCTGAGGTGAAGACTCAGCTATTGGCTGTTGGCTATTGGCTGTTGGCTGAGCGGTGACGGATCCCGGACAATTCGAAGAGTTCGGGGCGCCGAGGCCCCGGCGAAAGATCGGGCGGTGGGTGCTGCTTCTGCTGTTGCTGGCGGCGGGTGGGTGGTTTGGGTGGAATTACTACCGGGGCGCCGTGGCGCCTGCGGCCGGCGCGCCGGGAAGCTTCGACGACGAGGCGTACAACGTCGTCGCGCCCGCGGGAGTGCGCATCAAGGTCGAGGTGCAGAATGCCACCGCCACGCGCGGTCTCGCCCGGCAGGCGACGCTCTATTTGCGGGACCGCGGGTTCGACGTCGTGTCGTTTGGCAACGCGTCGGAGCGCCGCGACTCGACGCTCGTGCTCGACCGCTCGGGCCACGGCGACTGGGCCGCGCTCGTCGCTACGGCGATGAAAGCGAGAGCGGAGAGCCGCCCGGATTCCTCACGCTACCTGGACGTGACGGTCCTTGTCGGCGGCGACTGGCGCCCGCCGGCGCTGCCGTTCTACCCGTAGCTGGCCGCATGCGGCGGCGATGTCCATCCCGCGACTCTTTCTGATCGCCGTTTGAATTCGCATCCCGCGCAGCCTGCGCGCGAAGATCGAGATGTCGCGCGCGGACGTCGGCCTGAACTCGCCGGCTCCGCCCGGATGCAGCGGAATCAGGTTCACGAACGCCTTGCACTCGAGCGCGAGCTCGCCGAGCTGGCGCGCGTGCTCGGGCGAATCGTTGACGCCGCCGAGCATGACGTACTCGAACGTGACGCGCCGGTCGAATTTCCTGGCGGCTTCGATGACTTCGGCCAGCGGATACTTCGTGTTGATCGGCATGAGCGATTGCCGCAGCTCGTCGGTCGGCGCATGAATCGAGAGCGCGAGCCGGAACTGCTCGGGGCGCTCGCTCAGCGCGACGATCCCGGGGAGCACGCCGACAGTGGAGACCGTGATGTGCCGTGCTCCGATCCCGATCCCGTCGGGCGCGTTCAGGATCGTGAGCGTCGGATCCACGGCCTTCCAGTTCAGCATCGGCTCGCCCATCCCCATGAACACGATGTTGGTCGCGCGCAGCGGCGGGTCGAGCAGCGCCAGCTCCCGCACCTGGCCCGCGATCTCGAACGTCTCGAGGTTGCGCGCGAAGCCCATCGCCCCGGTCGCGCAGAAGGAGCACTTGAGCGCGCACCCGGCCTGCGAGGAGATGCACAGCGTCAGCCGGTTGTCCTCGGGGATCGCGACGGTCTCGATCATCTCGCCGTCGGCGAGCCGGAAGAGAAATTTCTGCGTGCTGTCCGCGGAGAGCTGGCGCGTGGCGAGCTCGAGCCGCGGGACGTCGAAGCGCGCGGCCAGCTGCTGGCGGAAGGCGAGGGGTATGTTCGTCATCGCCTCGAACCCCGGGAGCGGCACCTGCCAGAGATGCCTGGCCACCTGCGACGCGCGGTACGCGGGCTGCCCCATCTCGACGGCAAACAAGCGCAGACGCTCGGCCGCCTCGGAGGGGGTGAGGTTGAGGAGATTTTCCTTCTGATTCATCTTTAAGTATTCACAATAAAGCGTTGTAGGCCTTAAATTTAACTCATCCTGATGACGTTCTCAGTCCGGTCGAATTGACCGCCCAGACCCCTCCGGCCCAGCCGGGCACCCGGAGCACAGCGCTTCGGTCGCACATGTGCGGCGGTTTCCGTGCTGCGGACGCCGGCACCCGCGTCCGACTCGGCGGCTGGATCCATCGCACCCGCGACCTCGGCGGACTCCTTTTTCTGGATCTCCGCGACCGCTCGGGGCTGATCCAGGTCTCGTTCGACCCCCGCTGGGCGTCTCCCGAAGCGATCGCCGCGGCCGCGGGCGCGGGCGTCGAGAGCGTCGTGCTGCTCGAGGGCGAGATCGCGCTGCGTCCGCCGGAAGGGCGCAACCCGGAGATGGCGACCGGAGAGGTGGAAGTCCGCGCGGCAAAGATCAGCGTCGTCGGGCCCGCGGAGACTCCCGCGATTCCGGTCTCGCTGGGCAAGGGCGAGAAGCTCGCGTCGGAGGAGCTTCGGCTGCGCTACCGGCATCTCGACCTGCGCCGGGCGGAGCTGCGCGACAACATGATCCTGCGCCACGAGCTGCAGCAGGCGACGCGCAGATATCTCGACGAGCACGGCTTCCTCGAGATCGAGACGCCGATCCTCACGAAGCCCACGCCGGAAGGCGCGCGCGATTACCTCGTGCCGAGCCGGGTGCACAAGGGCGAGTTCTACGCGCTGCCGCAGTCGCCGCAGATCTACAAGCAGCTGCTGATGGTATCCGGCTTCGACCGGTACTTCCAGATCGCGCGGTGCTTCCGCGACGAGGACCTGCGGGCCGACCGGCAGCCGGAGTTCACGCAGATCGACATCGAGGCGTCGTTCATCGCGCCGGAAGACATTTACCAGCTGACGGAAGGGCTAATCGCGGCGCTGTTCCGGGTCGCCGGGTTGAGGGTGCCGGAGAGATTCGACCGGATGACGTACGCGGACGCGGTGGAGAATTACGGCACCGACCGTCCCGACCTGCGGTACGGGCTGAAGATCTTCGACGCGACGGACATCGTGCGCAACGCCGATTTCGGTATCACGCGGTCGGCGATCGAAGCGGGCGGACGCGTGCGCGGGCTGCGCGTCCCCGGTGGCGCGTCGTTCTCGCGCAAGCAGGTGGACGAGCTGGAGACCATCGCGAAATCGGCGGGCGTCGCGGGATTGCTGCGCACGAAGCGCGTGAGCGGCGCGCTCGACGGACCGCTGGCCAAGCACCTGCCGGAGGGCGCCGCGGACAAGCTTGCGATCGAGGAAGGGGACCTGTGCCTGCTGGCGGCCGCGCCCGACGCGACCGCGAACCCCGCGCTCGACCGCGTGCGGCAGGAGATCGCAAGCCGCCTCGGACTCGGCAACGGCTCCAACGCGTTCGTGTGGGTCACCGACTTCCCGCTGTTCAGCCGTGACGCCGCCACGGGCGCGCTCGGCTCGGTGCATCATCCCTTCACGTCGCCACACCCGGACGATCTCGCCAAGGTGGAGAGCGATCCCGAGCACGTCCGCGCCCTCGCCTACGATCTCGTGCTCAACGGCACCGAGCTGGGCGGCGGGAGCATGAGAATCAGCGACCCCCGCATTCAGTCGCGCGTCTTCACCGCGCTGGGAATCAGCGAGGCGGATGCGCAGGCCCGCTTCGGCTTCCTGCTCGAAGCTCTCCGCTCCGGCGCCCCCCCTCACGGCGGCATCGCCTTCGGCTTCGACCGCATCGCCATGATGCTCGCCGGCGCCCAATCGCTAAGAGATGTAATCGCCTTCCCGAAAACCACCGCCGCAAGAGCGTTGTTCGAGGGCGCCCCGTCCCCCGTAGCGGACGCAGATTTGCAGGAGCTGCACATCAGGAAAAGTGATCACTGATCAGTAAGCCAATAGCCAACAGCCAATAGCCAACAGCCAATAGCCAACAGCTCATTTAATGCCTGACGATTTCCAGACCAACAAGCTCTCCACCGAAGGCGCGGACATGCTGACGCTCGCGGGCGTCAACGACGAGAACCTGATCGAGCTGCAGAAGCAGAGCGGTGCCAAGGTCGCGCTGCGCGGCGACACGCTCACCGTGAGCGGGTCGAACGAATCAGTGGAGCGCGCTACGCCGATCGCGCAGCGCATGATCGACGCGGCCAAGCAGCGCGTGCCGTTGACCGCCGACGACGTGCTGCGGATGACCTTGGAGGACGTGTCGGACACCGGCGGGAACGGCTCCGGCCTGGACGACGGCGAGACGCGGATCGTGCTCCCCGGCATCCGCAAGGTCATCCGCCCCAAGACGCGCGGGCAGAACGAGTACCTGCGGCTGATCATGGACAACGATATCGTGATCGGGATCGGCCCGGCCGGTACCGGCAAGACTTATCTCGCGGTGGCCGCCGCCGTGGACGCGCTCAGCAAGAAGCGGGTGCGCCGGATCGTGCTCGCGCGTCCCGCCGTCGAAGCGGGCGAATCACTCGGCTTCCTCCCGGGCGACATGCAGGCGAAAGTCGATCCGTACCTGCGCCCGCTGTACGACGCGCTCGAGGACATGATGCCGCAGGAGCGCGTGGTGAAGGCGCTCGAGACGCGGACGATCGAGATCGCGCCGCTGGCGTACATGCGCGGCCGCACCCTGTCCGACGCGTTCGTGATCCTGGACGAAGCGCAGAACGCCACCAACGCCCAGATGAAGATGTTCCTCACGCGGCTCGGCGTGAACTCCAAGACGGTGATCACCGGCGACAAGACGCAGATAGACTTGCAGCGGCGGGAGGAATCGGGACTGCTCCAGGTCGAGCGCATCCTGCCGGGCATCGAGGGGATCGGCTTCCATTACCTCGACGACGCGGACGTGGTGCGCCACCGGCTCGTGCGCGAGATCATCAAGGCGTACGCCGACGACTCGGGCGGTTGACACGCCCCCGTCGCGGCTCGCTGTCGACGTCTCGCTCGGCGGCCAGCGCATCCCGCTGTCGGCCGACCGCGTGCGCGACCTGGTCCGCCGGACGCTGCTCGCCGAACGCGTGAAGGAGGCGATGATCTCGGTCGCTTTCGTCTCCAGCCGCGAGATCGCGAAGCTCAACCGCGAGCACCTCGATCACGCGGGGCCAACCGATGTGATCTCGTTCGCGCTCGGCGACGCGCCAGGCGCCGCGCCCGGGGCTGGCCGCGACACCGGACGTGTATCCCCTGCGGGCGCTACGGCCTTCGGCCTAAGACGCGCCCTTCGGGGACACGCGTCCGGTTCTGCGGCCAGCCCCTTCGAACATTCCGTCCTGGGCGACATTTACATCTGTCCGGACATCGTGCGGAAAAATGCGGCCCATTACGGGGCCGGCATGCGTGAAGAGCTCGCGCGAGTCATCGTCCACGGGACGCTGCACGTTCTCGGTTACGATCATGAGCCCGGTGAGGACCGCGTGAGCTCGGACATGTGGCGCAAACAGGAGAGGATTCTCGCTGATGCCTTCTAGCATCGCGCCGGCGCGCGCGGCGGCGTTCGATCAGCTACTCGCGGACTTCGACGCCGGCAAGTCGGCCGCGCTCGCGCGCGTCGTCAGCATCGTGGAGAACCACCGGGCCGGCTTCGACGAGATACTCGGCCGGCTGCACACCAAGCTCGGCCGCGCGCGGCGCATCGGGATCACCGGACCACCGGGAGCGGGGAAGAGCACGCTCGGCACTCTGCTCGTGCGCGAGCTGCGGAACGCCGGACACCGCGTGGGAGTCGTCGCGGTGGATCCTACCTCGCCGTTCACGGGCGGCGCGCTGCTCGGCGACCGCGTGCGCATGGAGAGCGTGGCGCTCGACTCCGGGGTGTTCATTCGGTCGATGGCCACGCGCGGCTCGCTCGGCGGGCTCGCCGCCGCCACGCGCGAGGTCGCCGACGTGCTCGACGCGTTCGGCTTCGAGCGGATCATCGTCGAGACCGTGGGCGTCGGGCAGTCCGAGCTGGACATCGCGCGCATCGCCGACAGCAGCGTCGTCGTGCTCGTCCCGGAGTCGGGCGATTCGATTCAGACGCTCAAGGCCGGCCTGATGGAGATCGCCGACATCTTCGTGGTGAACAAGGCCGACCGCCCCGGCGCCGACCGCCTCCGCATGGACATCGAGCTGATGCTCGGCCTCCGCTCCGGCGCGACGATGAAGAACATGCCCGCGCACCACGGCGTGGACATGAAAGCCATCAATCCGGCCCGCCTGGCACGTCAGGCAGCGAAGGCCCAACTCGCAACTGATGCTGTTAGCCAAAAGCCAATAGCCAATAGCCAACAGCTTCCCTGGCTTCCGCCGGTGCTGAGCACCATCGCGACAAAGGCCGAGGGAGTAGTCGAGCTCCTCACCGCCATCGATGCGCACTTTACATATCTTGAAGCCAGTGGTGAGTTGCGGACCCGCCGTCGTCGCCGCCTTCGTGACCGCGTTGTCGACGTGGTCGAGCAACGCGTGCGCAATCGCTTGTGGAGTGATTCCGGCACGCAGCAGTGGCTGGACGGGCGGGTGGAGGAGATGGAAAGCGGATCGGCGACGCCGTTCACGGTCGCCGACGAGCTGCTGGAGAAGAGCGGCGAGCTGATCGCCCACCGAGACAAGCGAGCGAGCAAATGACCGCCATCAAGGGATTCGACGACAAGCAGCTGAAGCCGGCGGACCAGCGCGACGCCGAGCTGAAGCGCCTGCGCGAGGAAGTCGCCGAGTGGCGGCGGAAGTATGAGGCCGCGGCCAAGCGCGACATCGGCTTCGTCAACTCGCAGAAGGCCGTCGAGCCCGTGTACACCGCGCTCGACACCGAGGACATTGATCCAGCGGAGATCGGTCTGCCTGGCGTGTACCCATTCACGCGGGGTTCGCACGCGACCGGTTACCGCGGCAAGCTGTGGACGATGCGGCAGTTCGCCGGCTTCGGCACGGCGAAGCAGACCAACACGCGCTACAAGTTCCTGTTAGCGCACGGGCAGACGGGGTTGTCGGTGGCGTTCGACTTCCCGACGCTGATGGGCTACGATTCGGATCACCCGCGCTCGCTCGGCGAGGTCGGCAAGTGCGGCGTCGCGATCTCGAGTCTCGCCGACATGGAGACGCTGTTCGACGGGATACCGCTGGACGAAGTGTCGGTCTCCATGACGATCAACGGCCCGGCGGTGATCCTGTACTGCTTCTACATCGCCGCGGCAGAGAAGAAGGGGATAGACGCCAAGCAACTCCGGGGGACGATCCAGAACGACATCCTCAAGGAGTACATGGCGCAACATGCGTGGTGCTTCCCGATCGAGCCCGCGCTGCGCCTGATCGTTGATTGTTTCGAGTGGTCCGAGGAGCACGTGCCGCAGTGGAACACGATCTCCATCTCCGGCTACCACATCCGCGAAGCGGGGGCGACGGCCGCGCAGGAGCTGGCGTTCACGCTGGCCGACGGCTTCACGTACGTGGAGCGCGGGATCGCGCGCGGGCTCGACGTGGACGGCTTCAGCAAGCGGCTGTCGTTCTTCTGGGACATCCACAATGACTTCTTCGAGGAGATCGCCAAGCTCCGGGCGGCACGTCGGATCTGGGCGCGGCACATGAAGGAGCGGTACGGCGCGAAGGATCCGCGCTCGTGGATCATGCGCTTCCACTCGCAGACCGCGGGGGTGACGCTGACCGCGCAGCAGCCGATGAACAACATCGTGCGCGTCGCGTACCAGGGCCTCGCCGCCGTGCTCGGCGGCACCCAGTCGCTGCACACCAACTCGATGGACGAGACGCTTGCGCTTCCCACGGAAGAGGCGGTGCAGGTCGCGCTGCGCACGCAGCAGGTGCTCGCGTTCGAGACCGGCGCGGCGAACGTGAGCGATCCACTCGGCGGGTCGTACTACGTCGAGCGGCTCACGTCCGATCTCGAAGCGGAAGCGGAGCGCATCTTCGCCGACATCGAGCAGCAGGGCGGGGTGGTAGCCGCGCTGGAGAAGGGCTGGCTCCAGCGGAAGATCGCCGAGTCCGCCGCGCGGCAGCAGTGGGAGCTGGAGCAGCGGCGCAAGCTCGTGGTGGGCGTGAACGAGTTTGTTACGGACGAGCCCGAGCTGACGATCCCGCTACTGAAGATCGGCAAGGAAGCCGAGGCCGAGCAGCGGAAGTCCATGGCCGCGATGCGGGCGAAGCGCGATCAGGCGCTGGTGGACCGGAGGCTGAACGAGCTGCGCGAGGCCGCGCGCACGGACGCGAACCTGATGCCGCTGATTCTCGACTGCGCGCGGGCGTACTGCACGCTGTACGAGATCAGAGCGGCGTTGGAGGACGTGTTCGGGGCGTACCGGGAGCCGGTTTTCTTTTGACTATCTGGAGCGCTCTTTCCCCGTAGAAAGGGATAGCTGGCGACGGTTCTAGGCGGGACGTGAGCCGACGAGAAGGATTCCTGCGGGTATCGGTCTGCGCCGAATCGACGGT comes from Gemmatimonadaceae bacterium and encodes:
- the panC gene encoding pantoate--beta-alanine ligase — its product is MNVVTTIADVRAAVAGARARGETISFVPTMGALHEGHLSLVDAALRVGGYVVMSIFVNPLQFGPNEDLARYPRDLESDTRRAVERGTSLVFAPSVDEIYRRERTIEVHAIRLGKEWEGASRPGHFTGVLTVVAKLFNIVQPDFAVFGQKDLQQACLVQALARELDFSLEVIIEPTVRDADGLALSSRNQFLSPTERAAARALPRALMKICAAHKSGVQSGAELERVAEEVLAAEPGIELDYLAVVDPRTFKRVKNVDTRAAAIAAVRVGGTRLIDNELLEP
- the ybeY gene encoding rRNA maturation RNase YbeY, translating into MRDLVRRTLLAERVKEAMISVAFVSSREIAKLNREHLDHAGPTDVISFALGDAPGAAPGAGRDTGRVSPAGATAFGLRRALRGHASGSAASPFEHSVLGDIYICPDIVRKNAAHYGAGMREELARVIVHGTLHVLGYDHEPGEDRVSSDMWRKQERILADAF
- a CDS encoding methylmalonyl-CoA mutase family protein, which translates into the protein MTAIKGFDDKQLKPADQRDAELKRLREEVAEWRRKYEAAAKRDIGFVNSQKAVEPVYTALDTEDIDPAEIGLPGVYPFTRGSHATGYRGKLWTMRQFAGFGTAKQTNTRYKFLLAHGQTGLSVAFDFPTLMGYDSDHPRSLGEVGKCGVAISSLADMETLFDGIPLDEVSVSMTINGPAVILYCFYIAAAEKKGIDAKQLRGTIQNDILKEYMAQHAWCFPIEPALRLIVDCFEWSEEHVPQWNTISISGYHIREAGATAAQELAFTLADGFTYVERGIARGLDVDGFSKRLSFFWDIHNDFFEEIAKLRAARRIWARHMKERYGAKDPRSWIMRFHSQTAGVTLTAQQPMNNIVRVAYQGLAAVLGGTQSLHTNSMDETLALPTEEAVQVALRTQQVLAFETGAANVSDPLGGSYYVERLTSDLEAEAERIFADIEQQGGVVAALEKGWLQRKIAESAARQQWELEQRRKLVVGVNEFVTDEPELTIPLLKIGKEAEAEQRKSMAAMRAKRDQALVDRRLNELREAARTDANLMPLILDCARAYCTLYEIRAALEDVFGAYREPVFF
- the meaB gene encoding methylmalonyl Co-A mutase-associated GTPase MeaB: MPSSIAPARAAAFDQLLADFDAGKSAALARVVSIVENHRAGFDEILGRLHTKLGRARRIGITGPPGAGKSTLGTLLVRELRNAGHRVGVVAVDPTSPFTGGALLGDRVRMESVALDSGVFIRSMATRGSLGGLAAATREVADVLDAFGFERIIVETVGVGQSELDIARIADSSVVVLVPESGDSIQTLKAGLMEIADIFVVNKADRPGADRLRMDIELMLGLRSGATMKNMPAHHGVDMKAINPARLARQAAKAQLATDAVSQKPIANSQQLPWLPPVLSTIATKAEGVVELLTAIDAHFTYLEASGELRTRRRRRLRDRVVDVVEQRVRNRLWSDSGTQQWLDGRVEEMESGSATPFTVADELLEKSGELIAHRDKRASK
- the rlmN gene encoding 23S rRNA (adenine(2503)-C(2))-methyltransferase RlmN, with the translated sequence MNQKENLLNLTPSEAAERLRLFAVEMGQPAYRASQVARHLWQVPLPGFEAMTNIPLAFRQQLAARFDVPRLELATRQLSADSTQKFLFRLADGEMIETVAIPEDNRLTLCISSQAGCALKCSFCATGAMGFARNLETFEIAGQVRELALLDPPLRATNIVFMGMGEPMLNWKAVDPTLTILNAPDGIGIGARHITVSTVGVLPGIVALSERPEQFRLALSIHAPTDELRQSLMPINTKYPLAEVIEAARKFDRRVTFEYVMLGGVNDSPEHARQLGELALECKAFVNLIPLHPGGAGEFRPTSARDISIFARRLRGMRIQTAIRKSRGMDIAAACGQLRVERQRRRAPVAADKDRHVQVA
- the aspS gene encoding aspartate--tRNA ligase, which encodes MTAQTPPAQPGTRSTALRSHMCGGFRAADAGTRVRLGGWIHRTRDLGGLLFLDLRDRSGLIQVSFDPRWASPEAIAAAAGAGVESVVLLEGEIALRPPEGRNPEMATGEVEVRAAKISVVGPAETPAIPVSLGKGEKLASEELRLRYRHLDLRRAELRDNMILRHELQQATRRYLDEHGFLEIETPILTKPTPEGARDYLVPSRVHKGEFYALPQSPQIYKQLLMVSGFDRYFQIARCFRDEDLRADRQPEFTQIDIEASFIAPEDIYQLTEGLIAALFRVAGLRVPERFDRMTYADAVENYGTDRPDLRYGLKIFDATDIVRNADFGITRSAIEAGGRVRGLRVPGGASFSRKQVDELETIAKSAGVAGLLRTKRVSGALDGPLAKHLPEGAADKLAIEEGDLCLLAAAPDATANPALDRVRQEIASRLGLGNGSNAFVWVTDFPLFSRDAATGALGSVHHPFTSPHPDDLAKVESDPEHVRALAYDLVLNGTELGGGSMRISDPRIQSRVFTALGISEADAQARFGFLLEALRSGAPPHGGIAFGFDRIAMMLAGAQSLRDVIAFPKTTAARALFEGAPSPVADADLQELHIRKSDH
- a CDS encoding LytR C-terminal domain-containing protein translates to MLLLLLLAAGGWFGWNYYRGAVAPAAGAPGSFDDEAYNVVAPAGVRIKVEVQNATATRGLARQATLYLRDRGFDVVSFGNASERRDSTLVLDRSGHGDWAALVATAMKARAESRPDSSRYLDVTVLVGGDWRPPALPFYP
- a CDS encoding PhoH family protein; protein product: MPDDFQTNKLSTEGADMLTLAGVNDENLIELQKQSGAKVALRGDTLTVSGSNESVERATPIAQRMIDAAKQRVPLTADDVLRMTLEDVSDTGGNGSGLDDGETRIVLPGIRKVIRPKTRGQNEYLRLIMDNDIVIGIGPAGTGKTYLAVAAAVDALSKKRVRRIVLARPAVEAGESLGFLPGDMQAKVDPYLRPLYDALEDMMPQERVVKALETRTIEIAPLAYMRGRTLSDAFVILDEAQNATNAQMKMFLTRLGVNSKTVITGDKTQIDLQRREESGLLQVERILPGIEGIGFHYLDDADVVRHRLVREIIKAYADDSGG
- the folK gene encoding 2-amino-4-hydroxy-6-hydroxymethyldihydropteridine diphosphokinase, giving the protein MDLVFIALGSNVGDRHKHLSAARSAIAALPDTFIVAASDVEETEPLGGLQQEKYLNQMLAVKTALEPMQLLSELQGIERANGRTRGERWAPRTLDVDIVACGNATVATAQLTLPHPGLPERDFWRRQIAQIEERL
- the panB gene encoding 3-methyl-2-oxobutanoate hydroxymethyltransferase translates to MSSGTGDAVRALSIREYVQRKEKGEKIVMVTAYDALFGRLVDEAGVDAVLVGDSLGNVIAGLDTTLPVTLDQMIYHATMVRRGVKRALLFVDMPFLTYQASVEQAIMSCGRVLQQTGASAVKMEGAGEEMAETVRRVVGAGIPVVGHIGFTPQSVHTLGGARVQGRGAEDASRMMDEARRLEDAGAFSIVLELVPAELAARITEAVAVPTIGIGAGAGCDGQVLVLPDLLGLNDRFAPKFLKRYAELATDVRSAVERFASDVRGGKYPGSEHSF